CGTGCGGCGCAGGTCGGCGTACGCCTCCAGCTTGGCGCGCAGGCCCGCGAAGGCGAACGGTTTCACCAGGTACTGGAGGGCGCCCTGGCGCATCGCCGCCTGCACCGTCGAGACGTCCCGGGCGGCGGTCACCATGATCACGTCGGTCTGGTGGCCTCGCCGGCGCATCTCCTGGACGACCTCCAGACCCGTCTCGTCGGGCAGGTAGTGGTCCAGCAGGACGAGGTCCAGACGGGGCAGCAGTTCCAACTGGCGCAGCGCTTCGGCCGCGTTGTGGGCCTCACCGGCGACATGGAAGCCGGGCACCTTCTCGACGTAGGCGGCGTTGACCCGGGCGACCCTGGTGTCGTCGTCCACGACCAGGACCTCGATCATCGCGACTCCTCCTCGACGGCGACCTGCGCCGGTGCGGCCCATGCGGGTTCCGGGCCGGGTTCCAGACCGGCGTCCGGGCCGGGTTCCAGGTCGGGATCGGTCAGCGCCTCGGGCAGGACGACGGTGAACTCGGCGCCCCCGCCGGCCGCTTCGCCGACCGCCGCGCTGCCGCCCTGCCGCTCGGCGAGCCTGCGCACCAGGGAGAGCCCGATGCCGCGCTTGCCATGAGCCGGCGGCTTCTTCGTCGACCAGCCCTCGGTGAAGATCAGTTCCCGCTGCTCGGCCGGGACGCCGGGGCCGGTGTCCCACACCCGCAGTACGACGGCATGGCCCTCTGTGCGCAGTTCGACCTCCACGCGCGCGTGCGGCTTGCCGGCGACGGCGTCGAGCGCGTTGTCCACGAGGTTGCCGACGACCGTGACCAGCCCGCGCGGGTCGATCAGGCGGTCGGGCAGCCGGGTGCGGTCGGAGACCCACAGGGCGACGCCGCGCTCGGCCGCGACGGTCGCCTTGCCGACCAGCAGCGCGGCGAGCAGCGGGTCCTCGATCTTCTCGGTCACCTGCTCGGCGGTGGCCCGGTGATCGCCGACCACTTCCCCGACGAACTCCACGGCGTCGTCGTACATCTCCAGTTCGAGCAGCCCCAGCAGCGTGTGCATGCGGTTGGCGTGCTCGTGGTCCTGGGCGCGCAGCGCGTCGATCAGGCCGTGCGTCGAGTCGAGCTCGCGGCCGAGCTGTTCCAGCTCGGTGCGGTCGCGCAGGGTGGCCACGGCGCCGCCGTCGTCGGTGGGCATGCGGGTGACGACCAGGACGCGCTGTCCCCGGACGGCGATGAGGTCCGTGCCGGTCACCCGGCCGGCCAGGACGTCGGCCGTACGCCCCTCGCCGAGCGCCTCGTCGGGCGACGCGCCCACCGTCTCGTTCCCGATGCCGAGGAGGCGCTGGGCCTCGTCGTTGAGCAGCCGGACGCGGCCGGCCCGGTCCAGGGCGACGACGCCCTCCCGGATGCCGTGCAGCATCGCCTCGCGCTCGGCGAGCAGCGCCGAGATGTCCGAGAAGGCCAGGTCACGCGTCTGGCGGTGGACCCGCCGGGAGATCACCCAGGCGGCCAGCGCGCCCACGGCGAGGGCGCCTCCGGCATAGGCGAACAGCCCGGGGATCGCGTGGATCAGGCGGGCCCGCACGCTGTCGTACTCGATGCCGACCGAGACCGCGCCGATGATCCTTTCCTCGCTGTCGCGCAGGGGCACCTTGCCGCGGGCCGAGCGGCCCAGGGTGCCGCTGTCGATCTCCATCACGTCCTTGCCGGCCAGAGCCTCGCTCGGGTCCGTCGAGACGTGGCCGCCGACCTGCTTGGCGTCGGCGTGCGACCAGCGTGTGCCGTTGAGGTCCATCACCACGACGTACTCGGCGCCGCTTGCCTTGCGGATCCGCTCGGCCTGCCGCTGCACCGGTCCGCCGACGGTCGGCCGTGTGCTCCGGAGGTCCTCGGCGATCTGCGGTACCGCGGCGGTCGTCTGCGCGATGGCCAGGGCACGGCGCATCGCCTGGTCGTCCAGTTGATCGCTGAGCGGGGCGAGGAACAACCCGGTCGCGAGCACCACGACTCCCGCGGCGATCGCCAACTGCATCAGCAGCACCTGCGAGAACATGCGCCGCGGCATTCCGAGGCGCAGGCGACGGGCGGGGGGAGTCGGGCTCATACCCAAGACGGTACGTGGGCGGGCCGGTGCAGCCGTAGGGGTGGGTGGTGTGGATCTCTTGACCCGGTCAAGAGGAAACGGTTCGCCACTGTCCGCGCGGGGTGCGGTCGAGCCGTGTCCGGGGGTGTGTCAGCCCGCCAGTGCCGTCCCCGCCGGTTCACGCACCGCGACCACATCCATCCGCGCAGGTGAACCGAGGACCGACGTGCCGCAGCTTTCCGGCCGGGGTGGCCGGGAGTCGCCCTGAGCCACGTCGACCAGCCAGTGGCGTCCGTCGGTGTGTGCGACGGTCACCTCCCAGTGCGGCGCGCCGCCGGTGGTCCGCACGACTCTCAGCGCCTCCGCCGCGTCTTCGCCGGTGGCCGCGCGCACCGCCAGCTCCGCCGCCTGGCCGGGCCGCTCCCAGGCCGAACTCCCCCGGCACCCCTCCACGACGATCCGCCCCTCCTGGACGCCGTGCAGGACCTCCTTGACGGCATGGGCCTCGGCGCGGCCGTACGCGTACCCGTGCGGCAGGACGAGCAGGGTGGGGGAGAAGCGATGACCCCCCAGATGGGTGACCTCCCAGGCGCCCCGCACCCCGGAGGCGGCGAGTTCCGCGGCCAGCGGACGGCCGAGGAGGGCGCAGCAGCGGTCGCGCTTGCCGTTGGTGCAGACGAGGGCGAGGGGGTCGCCGGTGTGCGGCCGGCCCCGGAGCGCGCTGTCGAAGGTGTGGCGGTCGCCCCGGCCCAGCGCGGCGAAGTCGAGGTCCAGCAACTGCCGGGGGTCGTGGGTCGTGGCGCTGTGCAGCCACACCCTGCCGGGGACGGTGTGGGCCGCGTACACCTGCCGCAGGCGCGGTGCGCCGACGTCGGCGTGGCGTCCGGGCCGCCGGATGAGCGCGACGCGTACGCCGGTGTCCTGCGCGGCGGTCTCCAGGGCGCGGCCCAGGACGGGATCCAGGTGGCTCGAGACCAGCGCTTTCGCACCCCAGGGGCCGGGCTGTTCCAGGAGGAGCCAGGTCGTTGCCGTGGCCGCGGTTCCGGAGATGGGCTCGTCGAGGTCCCGAGAGACGGTCGCGCACGTACTCACAGAGGTGAGCCTAACCTGACTTGAAGCGGGGCGACTTCCGGGCGCGGCCCGGCCGGGGCACGTGTCCCGGCCGGGGCACGTGTCCCGCCGCACGGGTACGCGTGCGTGTGCCGGTGCGGGGCGTGACGGGGTGTTGCCCTGCTCGGGGACGAGGCGCACCCGCTGTCCCGGCCCGCCCTTGTCCTCTCCTGCCCCGTTCCTGCCCTGTCCCCGGGCGGCGCCGAGTAACCCGCGCGCGTGATCGGCCCCGCTACTCCGGCAGCGGCTGCGGCTGCGGCGGCTTAGGCCCCACGTAGTGTCCGCTCGGGCGCATCCGTAGCGGGCGTTCGCCGTATTCCTCCAGGGCGTGGGCGATCCAGCCCGCCGTGCGGGCCACGGCGAAGATCGTCTCGCCGGCCGAGGACTCCATCCCGCAGGACACCGTGAGGACGGCGAGCGCCAGGTCCACGTTGGCGTGCAGCGGCGCGTGGCGGGCTGTCGTGGCGACGATGTCCCGGGCCGCGGCGAGGGCGGGCGCGGCCTCGGGGATGTCGTCCAGGAGGGCGAACAGGGCACGCGCGCGTGGGTCCTCGCCGGGGTAGAGCCGGTGGCCGAGGCCGGGGACGCGGCGGCCGGCCCGCAGCTCCTCCGCGATCACCGGGGCGGCGCTGCCGAGGTCGAGCACCTCGAGCAGCATGCGGTGGGCCAGCCCGGCGGCGGCGCCGTGCAGCGGTCCCTCGATCACACCGAGCCCGGCGGAGACGGCCGCGTAGGCGTGCGCGCGGGCCGAGGCGGCGACGCGCACCGCGAGCGTCGAGGCGGCCAGGTCGTGGTCGACGAGCAGGCCGAGTGCCGTGTCGAGGGTGTGCAGCCGCGCTTTGTCGGCGGGGCGTCCGCTGAGCCGTGCCCACAGGCGCAGGGCGAGGGAGCCCTCGTCGCGGTGGCTGGGCCGCTTCGGGGGCAGGGCGGCGACGAGCGTGGGGATCAGGATGCGCGCCGTACCGAGCACGGCGTCCTCGGACAGGTCGAACCGCAGGGGGTCCGCGGCCGCGGCGGCGACGGCGGCGACCCGCAATCGATCGGTGGGACCGGTGTGTTCGGGCAGGGCCTCCACGACCCGGCGGGCGGCCGCGACGGATTCCTCGGGCGCGGTGAAGGTGATCCCGGTGCGCAGCCGACCGGTCCACAGCCACTCGGCGACCTCTTCGTACGAGTGCCGGGCGGCCAGTTCGACCGCGTCGACGCCCCGGAAGTAGTAGCGGTCCTTGTCGATGAACGTGACATGCGTGCGCACGGACAGCTCCGACCCGGACCCCGGACTCCCGCTGCCCTCCCGCCTGTTGCGCCGGGCGAGCGCCTCGACCTCCTTGGCGTCGAAGGTGCTGCCCCGGCCGCCGGGCGTGCGTCTGCTGCTCAGTTGGCCGCGGCTGACGTACGCGTACACGGTCTCGGGCTTCACGCCCAGCAGCTCGGCGGCCTCCTTGGTGGTCAGCCGTCGTTCGGGGTGGCCTGGGCCGGGTTCCTGATCACGCATGAGGGTCACCGTATCCACAAGGCACATGTATTGATTCAATCAATATTGACAGAGATTGAGTCAAGCATGGACAGTCAAATCAAGTCCAGGGAGGAAACATGTCCGTCAACATGGCCGCAACCACACGCCCCGACGTGCCGCGGGGCCTCGCGGGTGTCGTCGTCGCCGACACCGAGGTCGGCGACGTCCGGGGACGCGAAGGCTTCTACCACTACCGCCAGTACTCCGCCGTGGACCTCGCGCGCACCCGCCGGTTCGAGGACGTCTGGCACCTCCTGGTCCACGGCGCTCTGCCCGACGCGCGACGGAGCGCCGCCTTCGCCGCCGAGACCGCGGCGCTACGGCGCCTGCCGGACGCGGTGGCCGCCGCACTGCCCGCCATCGCGGCAGCCGGTGCGGACGCGAACCCGCTCGCCGGGATGCGGACGGCGCTGTCGCTGCTCGGCGCGGCGAAGGACTTCCGGCCGGTGTACGACGTCGACGCGGACCGGCGCCGTGAGGACACGGTCGTGGCGGCCGCGGCCGTACCGACGCTGCTCACCGCGCTGTACCGGCTGGGGTGCGGGCTCGACCCCGTCGAGCCGCGCGAGGACCTGTCGTACGCGGCGAACTACCTGTACATGTTGACCGGCGTCGAGCCCGATCCAGAGCGCGCCCGGGCTGTCGAGCAATACTTGATCGCCACCATTGATCACGGCTTCAACGCATCAACCTTCACGGCGAGGGTCATCGCCTCGACCGGGGCGGACATGGCCGCGTGCCTCGTGGGGGCGGTGGGGGCGCTGTCGGGGCCGCTGCACGGCGGCGCGCCCAGCCGCGCCCTGGACACCCTGGACGCGATCGGCACTCCCGACCGCATCGACCCGTGGATCCGTGAACGCGTCCTCGCCGGTGAGCGCATCATGGGCTTCGGGCACGCCGTCTACCGCACGGAGGACCCGCGTTCGCGCATGCTCCGCGCGATCGCCCTGCGCTTCGGGGGCCCGCGAGTCGCGTTCGCCGTCGAGGTCGAACGGCACGTCGAGGCCATCCTCGCCGAGCTGAAGCCGGGCCGGGAACTGCACACCAACGTGGAGTTCTACGCCGGCGTGGTCATGGAACTGTGCGGGCTGCCCCGCGAGATGTTCACTCCGACCTTCGCGGCGGCGCGGGTGGTGGGCTGGAGCGCCAACATCCTGGAGCAGGCGGAGGACTCGAAGATCATCCGCCCGGTCGCGCGGTATGTGGGGCCGGAAGCGCCGGCGGAGGTGCCGGCCCTGACCTGAAGAAGTCCCGTTCGAAGAGCGGGCGGACGCGAGGAAAGGCCCGGTGTCGCGGGCGGGCGAGCCGGGCCGTTTTGCTCGGGAGGCCTATCGGTGGCCTATCAGTGGCCTGTCGGAGGCCTATTGGGAGGGTCCAGAGGATCTAGAGGTCCGGAATATCGGCCTTCGCGCGGAGAAGAGTCTCGCGCGTGATGACGACAATGCGCTCGTGACCGCCGCGCGAAGCGTCGGCGGGAAGGTCAGGGTCCAGTGAGTTCGTGACGTCCGCGCCGATGACGGCGAAATTGCCGTCGGCAAGTTCGAAGATATCGGGGCAGTTTGCTCCGCTCACGCTCCCTCGATCGCGCGGAGACGCACCGATTCGTCGAATGATCTGGCTCACTGTTGCTTCCCTCGGGTCCGTTGGCTTGCGCACGACGACTGCGCGGTGCAAGGCGGGCCCTGTGGGGTCGCTCGTCATCCGGCGGCGTAGGCGACGATCTGGTGGGGTCCTCTACGCGATCAAGCGCGAGTCAACCTCCTGGCATCCCCCTCAACTCCCAACTTGACCTGTTCGTTATGGGCCGAGGGTGTGAACTCCGGGCGCGGGGAGTGCGGGCGAGCGCGTGAGCCCTCGGCCTCCGGAGTGCGCCGCGCGCGCCCGGCGCTCACGGGCTCGGCGGCTCGCCCACCACCCACCATTCGTCCGCGTCCGACTCCTCGAGTTGCGTCAGGAGTTCGTCCACCATGCGGCCGAGTTCCGCCTCGTCCGAACCGTCGGCCATGGTTGCCCGCTGGTGTCTCGTCGCATACCAGTACTCCCGTACGACAGAGTTCTGCAGAATGCCCCGGATGTACCCGAAGAACTCTTCGCGGGAGATATTGCCGATCCGGTAATAAAACAGCGCGTTCGTGTAGAGGGCGTTGGCGTAGAGGTACTGGCGCCGCTGCTTGGTGGAAACGGGGGCCTCGAAGAGGTCCAGCACTTCCGCCAGTTCGGGGTCGTCGATGGCTTTGCTCAGCAATTCCCAGTGCAGGCGCTGCTGGTTGGCCAGGTTGGTGTGCTGCTGGGAGTGGGCGGTCCGTTCCAGGTGTTCCAGTCGCACGCGGAGTGCCTCCAGCGCATGGCGTTGTGCCGCCATGGTGAGGAGTGCACCCGCGGCCATGCCGACGGCCGCAGCGGCGGCGGCACGAAGTCCGCGTACCCCAAACCTTTGTGTGGCCATGTCAAAAACCCCCGATCGGGCGGCCGTGCGCCGGTCGTCGGGGTGCGGGTGGACGTGACGGGGACCGGCGAGCGGTGGGCGGCGCTTGCCGTCTCCCAGAGTGCCGAGCGGCTCTGATCGGCGGGGGAGGCGGAGGGGAGGCGCACAGAGGGAAGCGAGGGTCGCACGCCAGGGCGCCTTGCCAGACGTCTGCCCCGCGAGTGCTGCTAACAATCGTTCACTTCGCGGTGTTTCTTCCGGCTCGTATCCTGGTGCCGCATTCAGTTCTCGTACGTGCGCCGGGCCGTGAGCCGGTGCACGCGTAGGTGTCAGAGAGGTCGCACGTGTCGCAGAGTCGCAGTCCGCAGCAGATCCCGGTCGTCGTACTCGCCGGATTCCTCGGCTCCGGCAAGACGACCCTGCTCAACCATCTCCTGCATCGCAGCGGCGGCAGCCGGATCGGCGCGATCGTGAACGACTTCGGCGCGATCGAGATCGACGCCATGGCGGTGGCCGGCGCGCTCGGCGACTCCACCGTCTCCCTCGGCAACGGCTGCCTGTGCTGCGCCGTCGACGCCAGTGAACTCGACGTCTACCTCGAACGGCTCGCCGCGCCGGCTGTCGGCATCGACGTCATCGTCATCGAGGCCAGCGGTCTCGCCGAGCCCCGGGAACTCGTGCGGATGGTGCTCGCCAGCGAGCATCCCGGCATCGTCTACGGCGGGCTCGTCGAGGTCGTCGACGCCGCCGAGTTCGACGAGACCCGGGCCAGGCATCCCGAGGTCGACCGGCACCTCGCCCTCGCCGACCTTGTCGTGGTGAACAAGCTCGACCGCGCGCCCGACGCCGAGCGCGTCCTGGGGCTCGTCCGGTCCCTCACCGACCGGGCCGCCGTCGTCCCCGCCACCTACGGCCGCGTCGACCCCGAGTTCCTCTTCGACTGCCGGCCGAGCGAGGAGCGGGTCGGGCAGCTCTCCTTCGACGACCTGCACGACCACACCGGCGGCGACCACACCGCGGACGATCACACCGACCACCTCCACACCGCCTACGACAGCCTCTCCTTCACCGCCGAGGCCCCCCTCGACCCGCGTCGCCTGATGGGGTTCCTCGACAGCAGGCCCGAAGGGCTGTACCGGATCAAGGGGTACGTCGACTTCGGCCCGCACGACCTGGCCAACCGGTACGCCGTACACGCCGTCGGCCGCTTCCTCCGCTTCTACCCGGAACCCTGGCCGGCCGCGGCCGCCCGCCTCACCCAGCTCGTCCTGATCGGTTCCGGCATCGACACCGCCGCCCTCGGCAAGGAACTCGAAGCGTGCGTGAACGACGCCCCACACGCCGACGAACACGGCATGTGGGGCGTCCTGCGCTTCGTCCAAGGCCCCGAGGAAGAGGCTTTCCCTGAAGCCGAAGCCGAAGCGGAGGCAGAAGCCGAGGTTTAGACCCAGCCCCCAGACCGAGGCTTAGACCGGGCCCGCCACCACCGAGATCGTCTTCGGCAGGGACACGCCCGATCCGTCGCGGCGCGGGTCGATCTCCGGCAGGTCGACCGGCAGGCCGTTCTTCTGGGCCGCCTTGGCGGGGACGGGGCCCGCCCAGGCCAGGGACAGGCAGTCCTCGCCCTTCAGGAACCGCTGGCAGCGCACACCGCCGGTGGCGCGGCCCTTGCGCGGATACTGGTCGAAGGGGGTGAGCTTGGCGGTCGTCTGCACGGAGTCGTCCAGGGTGCCGCGCGAGCCCGCGATCGTGAAGACCATCGCGTCCGCCGCGGGGTCCACGGCCGTGAACGAGATCACCTTCGCGCCCTCGGTGAGCTTGACGCCCGCCATACCGCCCGCCGGACGGCCCTGCGGGCGCACCTGCGAGGCCTGGAAGCGCAGCAGTTGGGCGTCGTCGGTGATGAAGACCAGGTCCTCCTCGCCGGTGCGCAGCTCGATGGCGCCGACGATCCGGTCGCCGTCCTTGAGGGTGATGACCTCCAACTCGTCCTTGTTGGTCGGGTAGTCGGGCACGACCCGCTTGACCACGCCCTGCTCCGTGCCGATGGCCAGGCCCGGGGACGACTCGTCGAGCGTGGTCAGACAGACCACCGTCTCGTCGCCCTCCAGGGAGACGAACTCCGCCACCGGGGCGCCGCCCGAGAGGTTCGGCGCCGCCGCCGTGTCCGGGAGCTGCGGCAGGTCGACGACGTTGATCCGCAGCAGCCGGCCCGACGAGATGACCGCGCCGATCTCCCCGCGCGCGGTGGCCGGCACCGCCGAGACGATCACGTCGTGCTTGGTGCGCTTGTCGTCGGCGTTCTCGGTGTCTTCGGCGTCCTCGGCGTTCGCCGCGAAGGGATCGCCGTTCGCCGTGCGGGCCAGCAGCCCGGTGGAGGACAGCAGGACGCGGCACGGGTCGTCCGCGACCTGGAGCGGTACGGCGGAGGCCGTGACGCCCGACGACTCCAGCAGGACCGTACGCCGCTCGGTGCCGAACTTCTTCGCCACCGCGGCCAGTTCGGCCGAGACCAGCTTGCGCAGCTCCGCGTCCGAGTCAAGGATCCGGGTCAGCTCGGCGATCTCCGCGTTGAGCCTCTCCTTCTCCGCCTCCAGTTCGATGCGGTCGAACCTGGTGAGCCGGCGCAGCGGGGTGTCCAGGATGTACTGGGTCTGGATCTCCGACAGCGAGAAGCGCTCCATCAGGCGCTCCTTCGCCTGCGCGCTGTTGTCGCTGGAGCGGATCAGCCGGATGACCTCGTCGATGTCGACGAGCGCCGTCAGCAGGCCATCCACCAGGTGCAGCCGGTCGCGGCGCTTGGCGCGGCGGAACTCGCTGCGGCGGCGCACGACGGTGAAGCGGTGGTCGAGGTAGACCTCCAGGAGCTCCTTGAGGCCCAGCGTGAGCGGCTGGCCGTCGACCAGCGCCACGTTGTTGATGCCGAAGGACTCCTCCATCGGCGTCAGCTTGTAGAGCTGCTCCAGGACCGCCTCCGGCACGAAGCCGTTCTTGATCTCGATGACCAGACGCAGGCCGTGCGCACGGTCGGTGAGGTCCTTGACGTCGGCGATGCCCTGGATCTTCTTCGAGCCGACCAGGTCCTTGATCTTGGCGATGACCTTCTCGGGGCCGACGGTGAAGGGCAGTTCGGTGACCACCAGGCCCTTGCGACGGGCCGTCACCGTGTCCACCGACACCGTGGCACGGATCTTGAAGGTGCCGCGGCCGTTCTCGTAGGCGTCCCGGATGCCGGAGAGGCCGACGATCCGGCCGCCGGTGGGCAGGTCGGGGCCCGGAACGTACTTCATCAGGGCATCCAGATCCGCGCCCGGGTAGCGGATCAGGTGCCGGGCGGCCGCGATGACCTCGCCCAGGTTGTGCGGCGGCATGTTCGTGGCCATGCCGACCGCGATCCCGGACGCGCCGTTGACCAGCAGGTTCGGGAACGCGGCGGGCAGCGCCACCGGTTCCTGCTCCTGGCCGTCGTAGTTGGGCGTGAAGTCGACCGTGTCCTCGTCGATCGACTCGGTCATCAGGCTCGTGGCCTCGGCCTGGCGGCACTCGGTGTACCGCATGGCGGCCGGCGGGTCGTCGTTGCCCAGGGAGCCGAAGTTGCCGTGGCCGTCGATCAGCGGCACGCGCATGGAGAAGGGCTGCGCCATGCGCACCAGGGCGTCGTAGATCGACGCGTCGCCGTGCGGGTGCAGCTTGCCCATGACCTCGCCGATGACCCGGGCGCACTTCACATAGGCGCGCTCCGGGCGCAGGCCCATCTCGTTCATCTGGTAGACGATGCGGCGGTGCACCGGCTTGAGGCCGTCGCGGGCGTCCGGCAGGGCGCGGGAGTAGATGACCGAGTACGCGTACTCGAGGAAGGAGCCCTGCATCTCGTCGACGACGTCGATGTCGAGGATCCGCTCCTCGTACGACTCGTCGGGCGGCGGGGTCTTCGTGCTGCGGCGGGCCATCGCTGCCGGCTCCTTGCTGGGGCGTGTGACGGGATCTGACGCGGACCATTGTGGACCGTGGCACTGACAGTGCGGGCGAGGGCCTGGCGTCGGCCGTCCGGCCCTGCGCCAGGAGGCATCTCCTTCACGGTTGCCCGCAGGCTACGCGATCTCGCTCTGGGCGTACGCCGTCCGGGAACTTCGCCGACCGTCCGCGCGCTTGCATACAGTGGCAGGACCGGCAGGAAAACCGCGGTTTCGACGACCGCGTCCGCGATCGGAAGGGACGTACATGCCCATGGGTCACACCGCCACAGCCCAGGCAGGCTCCGGGGGCCTGACAGCGACCGAGCACCGCCTGGCCAACGGCCTGCGCGTGGTGCTCTCGGAGGACCACCTGACCCCCGTCGCGGCGGTGTGCCTCTGGTACGACGTCGGCTCGCGCCACGAAGTCAAGGGGCGTACGGGCCTTGCTCACCTTTTCGAGCACCTGATGTTCCAGGGCTCCGGCCAGGTCAAGGGCAACGGCCACTTCGAACTGGTCCAGGGTGCGGGCGGTTCGCTGAACGGCACCACCAGCTTCGAGCGCACCAACTACTTCGAGACCATGCCCGCCCACCAGCTGGAGCTCGCCCTCTGGCTGGAGGCCGACCGGATGGGCTCCCTGCTCGTCTCGCTCGACGACGAGTCGATGGAGAACCAGCGCGACGTCGTCAAGAACGAGCGCCGCCAGCGCTACGACAACGTCCCCTACGGCACGGCGTTCGAGAAGCTGACCGCCCTCGCCTACCCGGACGGCCACCCCTACCACCACACGCCGATCGGCTCGATGGCCGACCTGGACGCGGCGACCCTGGAGGACGCGCGCGCGTTCTTCCGGACGTACTACGCGCCCAACAACGCGGTCCTCTCCGTGGTCGGCGACATCGACCCCGAGGAGACCCTCGCCTGGGTCGAGAAGTACTTCGGCTCCATCCCGGGCCACGACGGCAAGCCCGCGCCCCGGGACGGCTCGCTGCCCGACGTCATCGGCGGGCAACTGCGCGAGATCGTCGAGGAGGAGGTCCCGGCCCGCGCCCTGATGGCCGCCTACCGCCTGCCGCAGGACGGCACGCGCGCGTGCGACGCCGTCGACCTGGCGCTCACGATCGTGGGCGGCGGCGAGTCCTCCCGCCTCTACAACCGGCTCGTGCGCCGCGACCGTACGGCCGTCGCGGCCGGCTTCGGCCTGCTGCGGCTCGCCGGCGCGCCCTCCCTGGGCTGGCTGGACGTGAAGACGTCCGGTGACGTCGAGGTGCCCGTCATCGAGACCGCCATCGACGAGGAGCTCGCCCGGTTCGCCGAGGAGGGCCCCACGGCCGAGGAAATGGAGCGCGCCCAGGCCCAGTTGGAGCGCGAGTGGCTCGACCGGCTCGGCACGGTCGCCGGCCGCGCGGACGAACTGTGCCGCTACGCAGTCCTGTTCGGCGACCCGCAGCTCGCCCTGACCGCCGTCCAGCGCGTGCTGGACG
The Streptomyces sp. NBC_01485 genome window above contains:
- a CDS encoding response regulator, with protein sequence MIEVLVVDDDTRVARVNAAYVEKVPGFHVAGEAHNAAEALRQLELLPRLDLVLLDHYLPDETGLEVVQEMRRRGHQTDVIMVTAARDVSTVQAAMRQGALQYLVKPFAFAGLRAKLEAYADLRRTLDGGGEAEQADVDRIFGALSAPSEPGLPKGHSPTTAELVRQSLMNAEGPLSAQEIADRTGVSRQTAQRYLKLLERTGRARLTLKYGDAGRPEHRYVWATRA
- a CDS encoding sensor histidine kinase yields the protein MSPTPPARRLRLGMPRRMFSQVLLMQLAIAAGVVVLATGLFLAPLSDQLDDQAMRRALAIAQTTAAVPQIAEDLRSTRPTVGGPVQRQAERIRKASGAEYVVVMDLNGTRWSHADAKQVGGHVSTDPSEALAGKDVMEIDSGTLGRSARGKVPLRDSEERIIGAVSVGIEYDSVRARLIHAIPGLFAYAGGALAVGALAAWVISRRVHRQTRDLAFSDISALLAEREAMLHGIREGVVALDRAGRVRLLNDEAQRLLGIGNETVGASPDEALGEGRTADVLAGRVTGTDLIAVRGQRVLVVTRMPTDDGGAVATLRDRTELEQLGRELDSTHGLIDALRAQDHEHANRMHTLLGLLELEMYDDAVEFVGEVVGDHRATAEQVTEKIEDPLLAALLVGKATVAAERGVALWVSDRTRLPDRLIDPRGLVTVVGNLVDNALDAVAGKPHARVEVELRTEGHAVVLRVWDTGPGVPAEQRELIFTEGWSTKKPPAHGKRGIGLSLVRRLAERQGGSAAVGEAAGGGAEFTVVLPEALTDPDLEPGPDAGLEPGPEPAWAAPAQVAVEEESR
- a CDS encoding sucrase ferredoxin, giving the protein MSTCATVSRDLDEPISGTAATATTWLLLEQPGPWGAKALVSSHLDPVLGRALETAAQDTGVRVALIRRPGRHADVGAPRLRQVYAAHTVPGRVWLHSATTHDPRQLLDLDFAALGRGDRHTFDSALRGRPHTGDPLALVCTNGKRDRCCALLGRPLAAELAASGVRGAWEVTHLGGHRFSPTLLVLPHGYAYGRAEAHAVKEVLHGVQEGRIVVEGCRGSSAWERPGQAAELAVRAATGEDAAEALRVVRTTGGAPHWEVTVAHTDGRHWLVDVAQGDSRPPRPESCGTSVLGSPARMDVVAVREPAGTALAG
- a CDS encoding citrate synthase gives rise to the protein MRDQEPGPGHPERRLTTKEAAELLGVKPETVYAYVSRGQLSSRRTPGGRGSTFDAKEVEALARRNRREGSGSPGSGSELSVRTHVTFIDKDRYYFRGVDAVELAARHSYEEVAEWLWTGRLRTGITFTAPEESVAAARRVVEALPEHTGPTDRLRVAAVAAAAADPLRFDLSEDAVLGTARILIPTLVAALPPKRPSHRDEGSLALRLWARLSGRPADKARLHTLDTALGLLVDHDLAASTLAVRVAASARAHAYAAVSAGLGVIEGPLHGAAAGLAHRMLLEVLDLGSAAPVIAEELRAGRRVPGLGHRLYPGEDPRARALFALLDDIPEAAPALAAARDIVATTARHAPLHANVDLALAVLTVSCGMESSAGETIFAVARTAGWIAHALEEYGERPLRMRPSGHYVGPKPPQPQPLPE
- a CDS encoding citrate synthase/methylcitrate synthase, whose amino-acid sequence is MSVNMAATTRPDVPRGLAGVVVADTEVGDVRGREGFYHYRQYSAVDLARTRRFEDVWHLLVHGALPDARRSAAFAAETAALRRLPDAVAAALPAIAAAGADANPLAGMRTALSLLGAAKDFRPVYDVDADRRREDTVVAAAAVPTLLTALYRLGCGLDPVEPREDLSYAANYLYMLTGVEPDPERARAVEQYLIATIDHGFNASTFTARVIASTGADMAACLVGAVGALSGPLHGGAPSRALDTLDAIGTPDRIDPWIRERVLAGERIMGFGHAVYRTEDPRSRMLRAIALRFGGPRVAFAVEVERHVEAILAELKPGRELHTNVEFYAGVVMELCGLPREMFTPTFAAARVVGWSANILEQAEDSKIIRPVARYVGPEAPAEVPALT
- a CDS encoding DUF6082 family protein, with the translated sequence MATQRFGVRGLRAAAAAAVGMAAGALLTMAAQRHALEALRVRLEHLERTAHSQQHTNLANQQRLHWELLSKAIDDPELAEVLDLFEAPVSTKQRRQYLYANALYTNALFYYRIGNISREEFFGYIRGILQNSVVREYWYATRHQRATMADGSDEAELGRMVDELLTQLEESDADEWWVVGEPPSP
- a CDS encoding CobW family GTP-binding protein, which gives rise to MSQSRSPQQIPVVVLAGFLGSGKTTLLNHLLHRSGGSRIGAIVNDFGAIEIDAMAVAGALGDSTVSLGNGCLCCAVDASELDVYLERLAAPAVGIDVIVIEASGLAEPRELVRMVLASEHPGIVYGGLVEVVDAAEFDETRARHPEVDRHLALADLVVVNKLDRAPDAERVLGLVRSLTDRAAVVPATYGRVDPEFLFDCRPSEERVGQLSFDDLHDHTGGDHTADDHTDHLHTAYDSLSFTAEAPLDPRRLMGFLDSRPEGLYRIKGYVDFGPHDLANRYAVHAVGRFLRFYPEPWPAAAARLTQLVLIGSGIDTAALGKELEACVNDAPHADEHGMWGVLRFVQGPEEEAFPEAEAEAEAEAEV